One Campylobacter lari DNA segment encodes these proteins:
- a CDS encoding YkgJ family cysteine cluster protein, translating into MMCEKGFDYSFDESACEKCGGKCCTGESGYIYASKEELEAIASFLNLSFEVFKEQYLIKVGFKYSFKEAKYENGYRCIFFDTMYKKCLIYKHRPKQCRTFPFWEYFKTHKEELKKECIGVCFH; encoded by the coding sequence ATGATGTGTGAAAAAGGTTTTGATTATTCTTTTGATGAAAGTGCTTGTGAAAAATGCGGCGGGAAGTGTTGCACTGGAGAAAGTGGGTATATCTATGCTAGCAAAGAAGAACTAGAAGCTATTGCTAGTTTTTTAAATTTAAGCTTTGAAGTATTTAAAGAGCAATACCTCATCAAAGTTGGGTTTAAATATAGCTTTAAAGAAGCAAAGTATGAAAATGGCTATCGTTGTATTTTTTTTGATACAATGTATAAAAAATGTTTAATTTACAAGCATAGACCAAAACAATGTAGAACTTTTCCATTTTGGGAGTATTTTAAAACACACAAAGAGGAGTTAAAAAAAGAATGTATAGGGGTTTGCTTTCACTAA
- a CDS encoding tetratricopeptide repeat protein, whose translation MYRGLLSLIIVFILTSLALAKGEDKILQALIYEEHGQFQKACDIYTNLFHENNESIYLQKALLLALSANLKQKDELLKASKDFLEHTAIARLNALYFFEIGDYKQAEAILYKLIKEEQDYRNYEILGDIFAKKALYTKALEQYNLAYKLFEHENLLLKIVEVNIKNKNINQAKKALEEFVKNSHCTLKTCTLLLKIYQEQKDYKASIQTLEKLYKLNNDIKYIYAMIELLIQEKNYTQALNLTQKYNIDPDTKIFLYTQTKDYEKAYEIALKHYELSKDKKYLSMAGVLEFEIHMDPKSKKVTDPKILASIMKKFEQSVDVRSDALYQNYYGYALIEYDIDIAKGIELVGWALEQEPQNLYYLDSLAWGYYKLKDCKKAYEILQKTLHDKEFSSSDESKEHLKAIEKCLKQ comes from the coding sequence ATGTATAGGGGTTTGCTTTCACTAATTATAGTTTTTATCTTAACAAGCCTTGCTTTAGCTAAAGGTGAAGATAAAATCCTACAAGCACTTATTTATGAAGAGCATGGACAATTTCAAAAAGCATGTGATATTTATACAAATTTATTTCATGAAAATAATGAAAGTATTTATTTGCAAAAGGCTTTACTTTTAGCTTTAAGTGCTAATTTAAAACAAAAAGACGAGCTTTTAAAAGCTTCTAAAGACTTTTTAGAACACACAGCTATTGCAAGATTAAATGCTTTATATTTTTTTGAAATAGGAGATTATAAACAAGCTGAAGCTATACTTTATAAACTCATTAAAGAAGAACAAGATTATAGAAATTATGAAATATTAGGCGATATTTTTGCTAAAAAAGCTTTATATACTAAAGCTTTAGAGCAATATAATCTTGCTTATAAACTTTTTGAACATGAAAATTTATTGCTTAAAATAGTTGAAGTTAATATCAAAAATAAAAATATCAACCAAGCCAAAAAAGCTTTAGAAGAATTTGTAAAAAACTCACACTGTACCCTTAAAACGTGCACCCTACTTTTAAAAATTTATCAAGAACAAAAAGATTATAAAGCAAGCATCCAAACCCTTGAAAAGCTATATAAACTCAACAATGATATTAAATATATATATGCTATGATAGAATTACTAATACAAGAAAAAAATTATACTCAGGCTCTAAATTTAACCCAAAAATATAACATAGATCCTGATACTAAAATTTTCTTATACACACAAACAAAAGATTATGAAAAAGCTTATGAAATAGCTTTAAAACATTATGAACTTAGCAAAGATAAAAAATATCTTTCTATGGCAGGTGTTTTAGAATTTGAAATTCATATGGATCCTAAAAGTAAAAAAGTCACGGACCCAAAAATTCTAGCCTCTATCATGAAAAAATTTGAACAAAGCGTAGATGTGCGCAGTGATGCTTTATATCAAAACTACTATGGCTATGCTTTAATTGAATATGATATTGATATAGCCAAAGGTATAGAGTTAGTAGGCTGGGCGCTTGAACAAGAACCACAAAATCTTTACTATCTTGATTCTTTGGCTTGGGGGTATTATAAACTTAAAGATTGCAAAAAGGCTTATGAAATTTTGCAAAAAACACTGCATGATAAAGAATTTTCAAGCTCAGATGAAAGTAAAGAACATTTAAAGGCCATCGAAAAATGTTTAAAGCAATAG
- a CDS encoding beta/alpha barrel domain-containing protein produces the protein MFKAIDLKNHFSKTQKILESKKEIFPYDMLGRSLASNAFYPKDIYTLLLEGKLSHFLYSKDLNFDHENFDAIILPTSPLLNQDIQNLSLFRRYHEKPIVQFDFIFDEYQILESLVYGADAFIVFPKMLKTMQLKKLYNFAIHLGLEAIFYLESKSDLNNAILAGARIFLLEDEKLLPLIPKNKALISKNIKNLHACIKES, from the coding sequence ATGTTTAAAGCAATAGATTTAAAAAATCATTTTTCAAAAACACAAAAAATTCTTGAAAGTAAAAAAGAAATTTTTCCTTATGATATGTTAGGCAGAAGTCTAGCTTCTAATGCCTTTTATCCTAAAGATATTTACACACTTTTACTTGAAGGAAAACTTTCGCATTTTTTATATTCTAAAGATTTAAATTTTGATCATGAAAATTTTGATGCCATCATCTTACCAACAAGCCCTTTGCTTAACCAAGACATACAAAATTTAAGCCTTTTTAGGCGTTATCATGAAAAACCTATTGTGCAATTTGATTTTATTTTTGATGAATATCAAATTTTAGAAAGCTTAGTATATGGGGCTGATGCATTTATTGTATTTCCTAAAATGCTAAAAACCATGCAACTAAAAAAACTTTATAATTTTGCAATACACCTTGGTTTAGAAGCCATTTTTTACCTTGAAAGCAAAAGTGATCTTAATAATGCTATTTTAGCTGGAGCTAGAATTTTTTTACTAGAAGATGAAAAGCTATTACCTTTGATACCAAAAAATAAAGCTCTTATAAGTAAAAATATTAAAAATCTACATGCTTGCATAAAGGAGAGTTGA
- a CDS encoding HIT family protein: MEYLYAPWRDVYFNNKDKNFCPFCHCKHELNEDEKLGVIFRAKECFGIMNKYPYSPGHFMIIPYEHLENIEDLSADTWLEISHFVRIGVKILKENFHAKGVNIGMNLGSAAGAGIAPHCHYHLIPRWQGDTNFITTIGQTRVCGSDLEKVYTTLCKAFKDYV; this comes from the coding sequence ATGGAGTATTTATACGCACCTTGGAGGGATGTATATTTTAACAATAAAGATAAAAATTTTTGCCCTTTTTGTCATTGTAAGCATGAACTTAATGAAGATGAAAAACTTGGGGTGATTTTTAGAGCTAAAGAATGTTTTGGCATTATGAATAAATACCCTTATAGTCCGGGTCATTTTATGATTATCCCTTATGAGCATTTAGAAAATATAGAAGATTTAAGCGCTGATACATGGCTAGAAATTAGCCATTTTGTACGTATTGGAGTTAAAATTTTAAAAGAAAACTTTCATGCTAAGGGTGTTAATATAGGTATGAATTTAGGCAGTGCAGCAGGAGCTGGCATAGCACCGCATTGTCATTATCATTTAATCCCAAGATGGCAAGGCGATACAAATTTTATCACTACCATAGGACAAACTAGAGTTTGTGGGAGTGATTTAGAAAAAGTTTATACCACCTTATGTAAAGCTTTTAAAGACTATGTATAA
- the mnmH gene encoding tRNA 2-selenouridine(34) synthase MnmH, with product MYKEVDFENFLKFNFDLLIDARSPKEYKLAHIKSAQNYYALNDNEFEEIGTLYKKNKGLAKAKGASYICKNMSEHINKIYQNYKIGSLVGIYCARGGKRSKAIALILAELGYRVVRLEGGYKAYRSYVSEFFRKDLNIEFLCLCGNTASGKSDLIQTLDNALNLEKLANHQGSSFGKIYGEQPSQKAFEDELFYFLKDYTYKTCFIEAESRQIGNLTIPLNLYNSMQKAKKIWCECDMNLRIQRVLKNYTPMDKKVFYQCVEKISPYISKDFKLRLCQNYEENNLELCVKMLFEYYDKVYKKPVKIDYFINSSNLNEAKKYLMSLNS from the coding sequence ATGTATAAAGAAGTTGATTTTGAAAATTTTTTAAAATTTAATTTTGATCTTTTAATTGATGCAAGAAGCCCCAAAGAATACAAACTTGCTCATATAAAATCTGCACAAAATTACTACGCACTCAATGATAATGAATTTGAAGAAATAGGCACACTTTATAAGAAAAATAAAGGCTTAGCTAAAGCAAAAGGCGCAAGTTATATTTGTAAAAATATGAGTGAGCATATTAATAAAATTTATCAAAATTATAAAATAGGCTCTTTGGTGGGAATTTATTGCGCAAGAGGTGGTAAAAGATCAAAAGCCATTGCTTTAATCTTAGCTGAACTTGGTTATAGGGTTGTAAGATTAGAAGGTGGATACAAAGCTTATAGAAGTTATGTGAGTGAGTTTTTTAGAAAAGATTTAAATATTGAGTTTTTATGTCTTTGTGGTAATACAGCAAGTGGCAAAAGTGATTTAATCCAAACTTTAGATAATGCTTTAAATTTAGAAAAACTAGCCAACCACCAAGGATCAAGTTTTGGTAAAATTTATGGAGAACAACCGAGTCAAAAAGCTTTTGAAGATGAATTGTTTTATTTTTTAAAAGATTATACTTATAAAACTTGTTTTATAGAAGCTGAAAGCAGACAAATTGGAAATTTAACTATCCCGCTAAATTTATACAATAGCATGCAAAAAGCTAAGAAAATTTGGTGTGAGTGTGATATGAATTTACGCATTCAAAGAGTTTTGAAAAACTATACTCCAATGGATAAAAAAGTATTTTATCAATGTGTTGAAAAAATATCACCTTATATCAGCAAGGATTTTAAATTAAGACTTTGTCAAAATTATGAAGAAAATAATTTAGAACTTTGTGTAAAAATGCTTTTTGAATATTATGATAAAGTATATAAAAAACCCGTAAAAATTGATTATTTTATCAATAGTTCTAATTTAAATGAGGCTAAAAAATATCTTATGAGTTTAAACTCATAA
- a CDS encoding inorganic phosphate transporter encodes MSKDNAIAFFIFIVSVLCFFVWGYNYIPNNSMILFILASVFGIFMAFNVGGNDVANSFGTSVGAKTVTIKQALIIAAVFELSGAVFAGGEVTNTIRSGIVVLPDGINPMVFVCVMLSALLSSGIWLFVATKKGLPVSTTHSIIGGIVGSSIAMGFVFFDQDQALSMVNWNGIYKIAMSWVISPLLGGLVAYLIYAYIYKKILKPSEEITLVVKEIKKEKKAFKEEYFKNLKNKSQEEQIKELSAIVLDDDEKRSEYKLKIKELKEKEKNIDVFSRMKFHVPLIAGVGALTIASMFLFKGLNNVSTLDVMQNLWIVSIISIFAYIVTLAVVRLMKKTQVNKTIEKIFSWFQIFTASSFAFSHGANDIANALGPFAAILDVLKNNTINPSSPVPFAVMLMFGIALVIGLWFLGKEVIQTVGSKLAEIKPTTGFSAELGASIVILLATQLGIPVSSTHILIGAILGIGVFNKDAKWAMMKPIGLAWVITLPVAGILSSIIFIIFVNTIL; translated from the coding sequence TTGAGTAAAGATAATGCTATTGCATTTTTTATTTTTATTGTGAGTGTTTTATGCTTTTTTGTTTGGGGGTATAATTATATTCCTAATAATTCCATGATATTATTTATCCTTGCTAGCGTATTTGGTATTTTCATGGCCTTTAATGTCGGTGGTAATGATGTTGCAAATTCATTTGGTACTAGCGTGGGTGCTAAAACAGTTACTATAAAACAAGCTTTGATTATTGCAGCGGTATTTGAATTAAGTGGGGCTGTATTTGCAGGAGGAGAAGTAACAAATACTATAAGAAGTGGTATAGTAGTTTTACCTGATGGGATTAATCCTATGGTATTTGTATGCGTAATGCTCTCAGCTTTGCTAAGTTCAGGAATTTGGCTTTTTGTAGCAACTAAAAAAGGACTTCCAGTTTCTACTACTCATAGTATTATAGGAGGTATTGTAGGTTCAAGTATTGCTATGGGCTTTGTATTTTTTGATCAAGATCAAGCATTATCTATGGTAAATTGGAATGGTATTTATAAAATAGCTATGAGTTGGGTTATTTCGCCTTTGCTTGGCGGGCTTGTAGCGTATTTAATTTATGCTTATATTTATAAAAAAATCCTAAAGCCATCAGAAGAAATAACTCTTGTGGTAAAAGAAATCAAAAAAGAAAAAAAAGCATTTAAAGAAGAATATTTTAAAAATTTAAAAAACAAAAGCCAAGAAGAGCAAATCAAAGAACTTAGTGCTATTGTTTTAGATGATGATGAAAAAAGAAGTGAATATAAGTTAAAAATCAAAGAGTTAAAAGAAAAAGAAAAAAACATAGATGTTTTCTCAAGAATGAAATTTCATGTTCCTTTAATAGCAGGTGTAGGTGCATTGACTATTGCTTCTATGTTTTTATTTAAGGGTTTAAATAATGTTTCTACTTTAGATGTAATGCAAAATTTATGGATAGTTTCGATTATTTCTATTTTTGCTTATATTGTTACTTTAGCAGTCGTGAGGTTGATGAAAAAAACTCAGGTTAATAAGACCATAGAAAAGATTTTTTCATGGTTTCAAATTTTTACTGCTTCAAGTTTTGCTTTTTCACATGGAGCTAATGATATAGCTAACGCTCTTGGGCCATTTGCTGCTATTTTAGATGTACTTAAAAATAACACCATTAATCCTAGCTCACCAGTGCCTTTTGCTGTAATGCTTATGTTTGGTATAGCTTTAGTTATTGGGCTTTGGTTTTTAGGTAAAGAAGTTATTCAAACTGTGGGTTCAAAACTTGCTGAAATTAAACCAACAACAGGCTTTAGCGCTGAACTTGGTGCAAGTATTGTTATACTTTTAGCTACCCAGCTTGGAATCCCAGTTAGCTCAACCCATATTTTAATTGGTGCAATTTTAGGTATAGGGGTATTTAATAAAGATGCTAAATGGGCTATGATGAAACCTATTGGTTTAGCATGGGTGATTACCTTACCAGTTGCTGGAATTCTTTCAAGTATTATTTTTATTATCTTTGTAAATACAATCTTATGA
- the pdxA gene encoding 4-hydroxythreonine-4-phosphate dehydrogenase, giving the protein MKKIAISIGDLNGIGMQILLACHDELVKICEPYYFVHYELFQKASKLLKINPKSKINLVEISNASKPQFSFKEEKENFLIYEFSYQASKSIDFDFELNPANLDAKSGVYSFLSFEGASYCTHLFLDALVTLPINKKTWQMGGVSYKGHTEALRDFFKQDAIMMLGCDELFVALYTEHMALRDVFKEIKAFKLAQFLINFYQCTLFEKIGVLSFNPHASDNGVIGGEEEREIKKAIRMANVFLKDYTLNLQNLENEDFLSQKEKELSYKENIYLSEPLVADSAFTPFALSKCKYLVSMYHDVGLAPLKALYFEKSINVSLNLPIIRTSVDHGTAYDRAYKNEKINLQSYMQAVKSALQFLKIKEKTK; this is encoded by the coding sequence ATGAAAAAAATTGCTATTAGCATAGGGGATTTAAATGGCATAGGTATGCAAATTTTATTAGCTTGTCATGATGAGCTAGTAAAAATTTGCGAGCCATATTATTTTGTACATTATGAATTATTTCAAAAAGCAAGTAAGCTTTTGAAAATAAATCCTAAATCTAAAATCAATTTAGTTGAAATTTCTAATGCTTCAAAACCACAATTTAGTTTTAAAGAAGAAAAAGAAAATTTTTTAATTTATGAGTTTTCATATCAAGCTAGTAAAAGTATTGATTTTGATTTTGAGTTAAATCCTGCAAATTTAGACGCTAAAAGTGGGGTTTATTCTTTTTTAAGTTTTGAAGGGGCTAGTTATTGCACGCATTTGTTTTTAGATGCTTTGGTAACTTTACCGATTAATAAAAAGACTTGGCAAATGGGGGGAGTGAGCTATAAAGGTCATACTGAGGCACTAAGAGATTTTTTCAAACAAGATGCTATTATGATGTTAGGGTGTGATGAGCTTTTTGTGGCTTTATATACTGAGCATATGGCTTTAAGAGATGTTTTTAAAGAGATTAAGGCTTTCAAACTTGCGCAATTTTTAATTAATTTTTATCAATGCACTTTATTTGAGAAAATTGGAGTTTTGAGTTTTAACCCTCATGCAAGTGATAATGGCGTAATAGGCGGAGAAGAAGAGCGGGAAATAAAAAAAGCTATAAGAATGGCAAATGTATTTTTAAAAGATTACACGTTAAATTTGCAAAATTTAGAAAATGAAGATTTTTTAAGTCAAAAAGAAAAAGAACTTTCTTATAAGGAAAATATTTATTTAAGTGAGCCTTTAGTGGCTGATAGTGCTTTTACTCCTTTTGCACTAAGTAAATGTAAGTATTTAGTGAGTATGTACCATGATGTAGGCTTAGCACCTTTAAAGGCTTTGTATTTTGAAAAAAGTATTAATGTGAGTTTAAATTTACCTATAATTCGCACTAGCGTTGATCATGGTACAGCTTATGATAGGGCTTATAAAAATGAAAAAATAAACTTACAAAGTTATATGCAAGCAGTGAAATCTGCTTTGCAATTTTTAAAGATCAAAGAAAAAACTAAGTAA
- a CDS encoding pyridoxine 5'-phosphate synthase: MLLGVNIDHIAVLREARKVNDPDLLEAAFLSANLADQITIHVREDRRHANEFDLENILKYCKCVVNLECSIDMIEYALKYKPSRVTLVPEKRQELTTEGGLNLDNEKLQEAINALKQEQIEVSLFIDPNLEDIKKSSSLNADFIELHTGLYANIYNALYTNINQTSYALPELILSKNKLKKLLENELQRLKQSASLAKSLNLRVAAGHGLNYKNVKNIVDILEIEELNIGQSIVARSVFVGLEKAILQMKALIKR; the protein is encoded by the coding sequence ATGCTTTTAGGGGTTAATATCGATCATATAGCGGTTTTAAGAGAAGCTAGAAAAGTAAATGATCCTGATTTGCTTGAAGCTGCGTTTTTGAGTGCAAATTTAGCTGATCAAATCACTATCCATGTGAGAGAAGATCGTCGCCATGCTAATGAGTTTGATTTAGAAAATATCTTAAAATATTGCAAGTGTGTAGTGAATTTAGAATGCTCTATTGATATGATAGAATATGCTTTAAAATACAAACCCTCGCGCGTTACTTTAGTGCCTGAAAAAAGACAAGAACTTACAACAGAAGGTGGTTTAAATTTAGATAATGAAAAACTACAAGAAGCTATTAATGCTTTAAAGCAAGAGCAAATCGAAGTTTCTTTATTTATTGATCCAAATTTAGAAGATATTAAAAAATCATCTTCTCTAAATGCTGATTTTATAGAGCTTCATACAGGCTTGTATGCTAATATTTATAATGCATTATATACTAATATCAATCAAACTTCTTATGCATTACCTGAATTAATTTTAAGTAAAAATAAACTCAAAAAGCTTTTAGAAAATGAACTCCAAAGACTAAAACAAAGTGCAAGTTTGGCTAAGAGTTTAAATTTAAGAGTGGCAGCTGGACATGGACTTAATTATAAAAATGTAAAAAATATTGTAGATATTTTAGAAATAGAAGAGTTAAATATAGGCCAAAGTATAGTAGCAAGATCGGTTTTTGTAGGCTTGGAAAAAGCTATATTGCAAATGAAAGCTTTGATTAAAAGATGA
- a CDS encoding Ppx/GppA phosphatase family protein, whose amino-acid sequence MLGIDMGSNTLRAVLMDENFNKLKSEEFIIGAAKNMQNDIISDEAIERIFSALKILKEKNYDLSQAKAVATAAFRKAKNTEFIFEKIQKEFKLDVKLIDAKTEAKLSILGMQERLKALKLFRKDLNYCDLGGASCEISNEKFSKSYDFGIISFYERMHFKAIKPSAYVRFFKKYPQNLMRIKDEKLKIHLSPYPTHLKQLALKAFNLSKNIKLKGNFFILNSGVPTTLCAYKQNIKYKDYLEESVNGKILKRKDFFDFALKIWNLEQEKAKIYLGENRKKYLIAGSMILFALFNKQKLIVIDDGVREGVCIAHFKNIKF is encoded by the coding sequence GTGTTAGGTATTGATATGGGTTCAAATACATTAAGAGCTGTTTTAATGGATGAGAATTTTAATAAATTAAAAAGCGAAGAATTTATCATAGGGGCAGCTAAAAATATGCAAAATGATATCATTAGTGATGAAGCCATAGAAAGAATTTTTAGCGCTTTAAAAATCTTAAAAGAAAAAAATTATGACTTAAGTCAAGCCAAAGCAGTCGCCACAGCTGCTTTTAGAAAAGCAAAAAATACTGAGTTTATTTTTGAAAAAATTCAAAAAGAATTTAAACTTGATGTAAAATTAATCGATGCAAAAACAGAAGCAAAACTAAGTATTTTAGGTATGCAAGAGCGTCTTAAAGCCCTTAAGCTTTTTAGAAAAGACCTAAACTATTGTGATTTAGGTGGTGCTTCTTGTGAAATTTCAAATGAAAAGTTTAGCAAAAGTTATGATTTTGGAATTATTAGTTTTTATGAAAGAATGCATTTTAAAGCTATAAAACCAAGTGCTTATGTAAGATTTTTTAAAAAATATCCACAAAATCTTATGCGTATTAAAGATGAAAAATTAAAAATTCATCTAAGCCCCTATCCTACGCATTTAAAACAACTTGCCTTAAAAGCTTTTAATCTTAGTAAAAATATAAAATTAAAAGGGAATTTTTTCATACTAAATTCAGGAGTACCCACCACACTTTGTGCTTATAAACAAAACATAAAATACAAAGATTACCTAGAAGAAAGTGTAAATGGTAAAATACTCAAACGCAAAGATTTTTTTGATTTTGCATTAAAAATTTGGAATTTAGAACAAGAAAAAGCTAAAATTTATCTTGGAGAAAATAGAAAAAAATACCTCATAGCAGGCTCAATGATACTTTTTGCTTTATTTAATAAGCAAAAGCTCATTGTGATTGATGATGGTGTTAGAGAAGGTGTGTGTATAGCACATTTTAAAAATATCAAATTTTAA
- a CDS encoding GatB/YqeY domain-containing protein, whose translation MSLKDQILEDIKEAMRNKDDFKRNTLRTLNASFKQIEVDERIALSDERIYKIIASEIKKRNEAALAFSKGSREDLAQKELQEVAILSAYLPKQLSDEELESELKKLIDKLQISSLKEQGILMKEAKAAFGASVDGKRLNEMVRKLLV comes from the coding sequence ATGAGTTTAAAAGATCAAATTTTAGAAGATATCAAAGAAGCTATGCGTAATAAAGATGATTTTAAAAGAAACACTTTAAGAACGCTTAATGCTAGCTTTAAACAAATAGAAGTTGATGAGAGAATTGCGCTTAGTGATGAAAGAATATACAAAATCATTGCGAGTGAGATTAAAAAACGAAATGAAGCAGCTTTGGCTTTTTCTAAAGGCTCTAGAGAAGATTTAGCACAAAAAGAACTCCAAGAAGTAGCTATTTTAAGTGCTTATTTGCCAAAACAACTTAGCGATGAGGAATTAGAAAGCGAGCTAAAAAAACTTATAGATAAATTACAAATTAGCTCTTTAAAAGAACAAGGTATTTTGATGAAAGAAGCTAAAGCAGCTTTTGGCGCAAGCGTTGATGGTAAAAGACTTAATGAAATGGTAAGAAAGCTTTTAGTATGA
- a CDS encoding DNA/RNA non-specific endonuclease: MKKVLTLCALALSSFAYTQYELHPSFKAYFKDCSLLMDKYYYINCYDYNYKGTKAIAYKLEAKILNQGHIKKRPRFQEDTNIPKKYRTYWEDYLRSGYTRGHVVPNQSMNATPQAQLSTFLMSNITPQKKDINAEIWNEIEQRERYLAKKNKELEVLNLVLYDDKPKRIKNNIAIPSFYVKILKAKNFSECYKVPNNDNFARFDRNYFKEDCKKYID; this comes from the coding sequence ATGAAAAAAGTTTTAACACTTTGCGCCTTAGCTTTAAGCTCTTTTGCTTATACTCAATATGAATTACATCCTAGCTTTAAAGCTTATTTTAAAGACTGTTCTTTATTGATGGATAAATATTATTATATTAATTGTTATGATTATAATTATAAAGGTACTAAGGCTATTGCTTATAAACTAGAGGCTAAAATTTTAAATCAAGGACACATCAAAAAACGCCCAAGATTTCAAGAAGATACCAATATACCTAAAAAATATAGAACTTATTGGGAGGATTATCTAAGAAGTGGTTATACAAGAGGGCATGTCGTGCCAAATCAATCCATGAATGCGACCCCACAAGCCCAACTTAGCACTTTTTTAATGAGCAACATAACTCCACAAAAAAAAGATATTAATGCAGAAATTTGGAATGAAATCGAACAAAGAGAAAGATATTTAGCAAAGAAAAATAAAGAATTAGAAGTCTTAAATTTAGTACTTTATGATGATAAGCCAAAACGCATTAAAAACAACATAGCCATTCCTAGTTTTTATGTCAAAATTCTTAAGGCTAAAAATTTCAGCGAATGTTATAAAGTGCCAAATAATGATAATTTTGCAAGATTTGATAGAAATTATTTTAAGGAAGATTGTAAAAAATATATTGATTAA